Proteins found in one Paenibacillus sp. FSL R10-2782 genomic segment:
- a CDS encoding MFS transporter, protein MKRRIHLNHNIVCMIVISLIANMSGSMILPLFAIYVEQFGISALHMSILFSLFYVGRFLGGGLAGRIYEKIGAKRLGLSLLLAEIICMLLFPIAESFIILSILRLLQGLVAIGLTVFVRVTINQISTTENRGILNGYISSSEGAGTILGPIMSGVIVSYFTLSVPFYFVAMFSLVSFVAVSRMTFPSPPSKPQPQREPLHEPKRKTALTKQLLLYSTVHFLEMSAFAIFLTYFSVYATYKFHWSPVEISLAFTIIGVSTFVSAPFIGKVSDLLKDRLMLSIIGLLLIMVEIALFLWFKEPWIVYLGMFIGGIGGASYLDSFYSQLGDVIPEENRSSFIGNVVSLSELGAIVSPIIAGVLIERFNINAPFYYNMILVLMAIAIQYFIRLKSKSSRKRPLH, encoded by the coding sequence ATGAAGAGGCGTATACATTTAAACCATAATATCGTCTGTATGATTGTCATCAGTCTTATTGCTAACATGAGTGGGAGTATGATTCTCCCACTCTTTGCTATTTATGTAGAACAGTTCGGCATATCCGCACTCCATATGAGTATTTTATTTTCTCTATTTTATGTGGGAAGATTTCTGGGTGGAGGCTTGGCAGGACGAATTTATGAAAAAATTGGCGCAAAGCGCTTGGGGCTGAGCTTACTCTTGGCTGAGATTATTTGTATGCTCTTGTTCCCGATTGCAGAAAGCTTCATCATTCTATCCATCCTTAGACTCCTTCAAGGCTTGGTGGCGATAGGATTAACCGTCTTTGTAAGAGTCACCATCAACCAGATCAGTACCACGGAGAATAGAGGTATCCTCAATGGATATATCAGCAGCAGCGAAGGGGCAGGTACGATTTTAGGACCTATCATGAGCGGAGTGATTGTTTCCTATTTTACTTTATCGGTTCCATTCTATTTCGTTGCTATGTTTTCATTGGTTTCGTTCGTCGCCGTCTCCAGAATGACATTCCCCAGTCCTCCTTCCAAACCTCAGCCACAGCGCGAGCCCCTTCATGAGCCAAAAAGAAAAACCGCTTTAACAAAGCAGCTACTGCTCTATTCCACCGTTCATTTCCTTGAAATGAGTGCCTTCGCCATATTTTTAACGTACTTCTCTGTGTATGCGACCTACAAGTTTCACTGGAGCCCTGTAGAAATCAGCCTGGCTTTTACCATCATCGGGGTATCGACGTTTGTATCAGCACCTTTTATCGGCAAGGTATCGGACCTGCTCAAAGATCGCTTAATGCTCAGTATTATTGGCCTGTTGCTGATCATGGTGGAAATAGCCTTGTTTCTTTGGTTCAAGGAACCATGGATCGTATACTTGGGGATGTTCATCGGAGGCATTGGCGGAGCAAGCTATCTGGATTCTTTTTACTCGCAACTGGGGGATGTCATTCCTGAGGAAAACAGAAGTTCATTTATCGGCAACGTTGTATCCCTCTCGGAATTAGGGGCTATTGTTTCTCCAATCATCGCAGGCGTACTCATTGAACGCTTTAACATAAATGCCCCTTTTTATTACAATATGATATTAGTGCTTATGGCTATCGCTATCCAATACTTCATTCGGTTAAAGTCGAAATCCTCAAGAAAAAGGCCATTACATTGA
- a CDS encoding response regulator, which produces MRFYIVDDDQGIRSMLADIIEDEGLGEIIGEAEDGSYVNSDLLELNRIDVLLIDLLMPVRDGIQTVRALGNQFSGKIIMISRIESKNMIGEAYSLGIEYYIAKPLNRLEIIAVIHKVSERLRMQQSITDIQRTLQGLSMFASRGPSTTVEPTKSITTSGQFLLSEMGMIGEAGSMDLLDMLEYLDQYEEETGNLSPYLFPPLKDIFANVALKRLGSSASAAELSKEIKASEQRVRRAIFQTLSHIVSLGLTDYTHPKFENYASKFFDFTEIRKKMLELQNNVEPSLSQARINTKKFVQVFYMEAKRLLH; this is translated from the coding sequence ATGCGCTTTTATATTGTGGATGACGATCAGGGAATTCGTTCTATGCTGGCAGACATTATTGAAGATGAAGGTCTCGGTGAGATTATCGGCGAAGCGGAGGACGGTTCCTATGTGAACAGCGATCTATTGGAGCTTAACCGGATTGATGTATTGCTCATTGATCTGCTGATGCCAGTTCGTGATGGTATTCAGACGGTGCGTGCGCTCGGTAATCAATTCAGTGGAAAAATCATTATGATTTCCCGTATTGAATCCAAAAACATGATCGGAGAGGCCTACTCGCTCGGTATTGAATACTACATTGCCAAGCCCTTGAATCGGCTGGAGATTATTGCAGTTATTCATAAGGTGTCCGAGCGTTTGCGCATGCAGCAATCGATCACGGATATCCAGCGCACGCTACAGGGGCTATCGATGTTCGCATCGAGAGGACCATCGACAACAGTAGAACCGACCAAAAGCATCACAACTTCCGGGCAGTTTCTGCTCTCCGAAATGGGAATGATCGGCGAAGCGGGCAGCATGGATTTGCTGGATATGCTGGAATATCTGGACCAGTATGAGGAAGAAACGGGTAACCTATCGCCCTATCTGTTCCCGCCGCTGAAGGATATCTTCGCGAATGTAGCCTTGAAACGGCTGGGAAGCTCAGCTTCTGCGGCAGAGCTGAGCAAGGAAATCAAGGCCTCTGAGCAGCGCGTCCGCCGCGCCATTTTCCAGACACTAAGCCATATCGTGTCGCTCGGATTGACGGATTACACTCACCCTAAATTTGAAAATTATGCGTCCAAATTTTTTGATTTTACAGAAATCCGCAAAAAAATGCTGGAACTGCAAAACAATGTGGAGCCCTCGCTGTCTCAAGCCCGTATCAATACGAAGAAATTTGTACAGGTGTTCTATATGGAGGCCAAAAGGCTGTTACATTAA
- a CDS encoding sensor histidine kinase translates to MKLNILLFLLMLVVVPLAGELNIHPFSNTFRLSFGTPVFFFFLLSIRHIPPAVSGLLTGLAVVAFRISLSYFTLPDPSFEELVTLHGPTFFYYMVYGLLFQVLNINAEPYRALRVGILSVGIEVAASVAELSVRRSIDGEFWDIFKMGKVVLIAMIRSFFVLGFYNIIRLKQSVQHEEAQRQQTERILLLVSDLYEESVQLGKTLSHTEQITRESYELYRELQQAESLEDRDRYARQALRISGQVHEIKKDSQRIYAGLSKLIDAESGVHYMPSRELGELIVRTNHKYAQALDKSIYFTLNVDPLLPKLHVYTVLTLINNLTANAVEAMKDHGRIDVSIRFLPGKENTVTFSVTDNGPGIPQRKREMVFTPGYTTKYDDEGQPSTGMGLFYVREVAESLEGTIVLQQDEAEHTDRVRTTFTVTLPLRKLTEKGR, encoded by the coding sequence ATGAAGCTGAATATCCTCCTTTTCCTGCTTATGCTTGTGGTCGTACCGCTGGCGGGCGAGCTAAATATTCACCCATTCTCTAATACATTTCGTCTCAGCTTCGGCACACCAGTATTTTTTTTCTTTCTGCTATCTATTCGTCATATTCCGCCCGCTGTATCGGGACTGCTTACTGGCTTAGCCGTGGTGGCCTTTCGCATATCACTCAGTTATTTCACACTTCCCGATCCTTCCTTCGAAGAGCTGGTAACCCTGCACGGGCCTACCTTTTTTTATTACATGGTCTACGGCCTGCTCTTTCAGGTCCTTAACATTAACGCCGAGCCTTACCGCGCTCTCAGGGTAGGCATCCTCTCCGTGGGTATAGAGGTTGCGGCAAGCGTGGCGGAACTTAGCGTCCGGCGGAGCATTGACGGGGAATTCTGGGACATCTTCAAGATGGGCAAGGTGGTGCTCATCGCCATGATCCGCAGCTTCTTCGTGCTCGGGTTCTATAATATCATTCGCCTGAAGCAGTCCGTTCAGCATGAAGAGGCGCAAAGACAGCAGACTGAGCGGATTCTACTCCTGGTATCGGATCTGTATGAGGAGTCCGTCCAGCTCGGTAAAACCCTGTCGCACACAGAGCAAATCACCCGTGAAAGCTACGAGCTGTACCGGGAGTTGCAGCAGGCTGAATCCTTGGAAGACAGGGACCGGTACGCCAGACAGGCGCTTCGTATTTCCGGTCAGGTTCATGAGATCAAAAAAGATAGTCAACGGATTTATGCCGGGCTGTCGAAGCTGATTGATGCGGAAAGCGGAGTGCATTACATGCCTTCTCGGGAGCTTGGGGAGTTGATCGTCCGAACGAACCACAAATATGCACAAGCGCTGGACAAATCTATTTATTTCACCCTGAATGTTGACCCTTTGCTGCCCAAGCTGCATGTTTATACGGTTTTGACACTCATTAATAACCTGACAGCTAATGCCGTCGAAGCGATGAAGGACCACGGAAGGATTGACGTTTCCATTCGGTTTCTACCGGGAAAAGAGAACACGGTGACCTTTAGCGTCACGGACAACGGCCCGGGGATTCCTCAGCGCAAACGGGAAATGGTCTTCACACCGGGGTATACAACCAAGTATGATGATGAAGGACAGCCTTCGACTGGCATGGGATTGTTTTATGTGCGTGAGGTAGCGGAGAGCCTCGAAGGAACGATTGTGCTGCAACAGGATGAAGCAGAACACACAGACAGGGTACGGACCACTTTTACAGTCACATTGCCATTACGGAAACTGACGGAGAAAGGAAGATAG
- a CDS encoding DinB family protein — translation MSDANQLFGQALVKSLVGERGHIRVARALPDIDAELAGKKNAEMPYSIYQLLKHMSYWQQFMLEHLEGRKPQLPGNVMESWPEETGPQSEEAWQAVINEFLQGVDQAVKIAETAQLDDSLAHFPGETKAGLLRNIASHNSYHLGEIVLLRRIYGAWPPPGGGFPA, via the coding sequence ATGTCGGATGCAAACCAATTATTCGGTCAAGCACTGGTTAAATCGCTGGTCGGTGAACGTGGACATATTCGAGTAGCTCGGGCTTTGCCGGATATCGACGCTGAACTGGCAGGTAAAAAAAATGCAGAAATGCCCTACAGCATTTATCAACTGTTGAAGCATATGAGCTACTGGCAGCAATTTATGCTGGAGCATTTGGAAGGCCGGAAGCCCCAGCTTCCGGGCAATGTGATGGAAAGCTGGCCCGAAGAAACAGGACCGCAAAGTGAAGAAGCATGGCAGGCAGTTATTAACGAATTTTTGCAGGGCGTAGATCAGGCTGTAAAAATTGCTGAAACCGCACAGCTGGATGATTCGCTGGCCCATTTCCCAGGTGAAACGAAGGCGGGACTGCTACGGAATATCGCTTCCCACAACTCATATCATTTGGGCGAAATCGTGCTGCTGCGCCGTATCTATGGAGCTTGGCCACCGCCTGGAGGGGGCTTTCCCGCTTAA